Proteins found in one Aquibium microcysteis genomic segment:
- a CDS encoding response regulator produces the protein MRKNVLIADDHAFVSWGLAKALSALDDVDIVGSVNNGIDAIVDIRKKKPDCAILDYNMPGANGLEVFLECKRWSPQTRFVLLTGSVSAPTIVKLVEAGIHGVSLKDGSETDIVDIVRQVLAGRTAIGASARRLIETPGQTLPVTDRELAVLQAIARGHTNASAAEALGVSPKTIDSHRTSLMRKFAVNSTAALLLSAVRAGLLDPASIR, from the coding sequence GTGAGGAAGAACGTCCTCATTGCGGACGACCATGCGTTCGTCTCCTGGGGGCTCGCCAAAGCCCTCTCGGCTCTCGATGACGTCGATATCGTCGGCTCGGTCAACAACGGGATCGACGCGATCGTCGACATCCGCAAGAAGAAGCCGGATTGCGCAATCCTGGACTACAATATGCCGGGCGCGAACGGACTGGAAGTCTTCCTGGAGTGCAAGCGCTGGTCTCCGCAGACGCGCTTCGTCCTGCTCACCGGCTCGGTCTCAGCCCCGACGATCGTCAAGCTCGTCGAGGCCGGGATCCACGGCGTGTCGCTGAAGGACGGTTCGGAGACCGATATCGTCGACATCGTCCGCCAGGTGCTCGCCGGCCGGACGGCGATCGGCGCCAGCGCGCGGCGGCTGATCGAGACGCCCGGGCAGACCCTGCCGGTCACGGATCGCGAGCTCGCCGTCCTGCAGGCCATTGCGCGCGGTCACACCAATGCCAGCGCCGCCGAGGCGCTCGGCGTCAGTCCGAAGACGATCGACAGCCACCGCACGAGCCTGATGCGGAAGTTCGCGGTCAACTCCACCGCCGCCCTCCTGCTTTCCGCGGTGCGCGCCGGGCTTCTCGACCCCGCCAGCATCCGCTGA